GAAACCTTAAATCAGATCATGGTACGTAACGGTAGTGAAATGGCTCCTATTACACAATTCATTACCTTACGGAAAATTTACGGACCGGATAATATCAAACGATTCAACATGTTTACTTCTATGAGCGTAAACGGTACTCCTGCCGACGGATACAGTTCGGGACAAGCCATTCAAGCCATCGAAGAAGTAGCCAAAGAAACATTACCTACCGGTTACGGGTTCGAATATTCGGGTATGACTCGCGAAGAGCAAAGTACCAGCAGCAGTACTACGGCCATTATATTCGTACTTTGTCTCGTATTCGTTTACCTGTTACTAAGTGCACAATATGAAAGTTACATCCTGCCGTTAGTCGTTATTTTGTCTATTCCGTTCGGACTGATGGGAAGTTTCATCTTCGCGCAATTTATGGGAGTAGAGAATAACATATATATGCAAATTGCCTTGATTATGCTTATCGGTCTTTTGGCGAAAAACGCGATCCTTATTGCGGAATTCGCACTCGAGCGACGCCGTACCGGCATGAGCATCGTTTCGGCAGCAGTCATGGGTGCCTCTGCGCGTTTGCGTCCTATCTTGATGACCTCCTTAGCAATGGTAATAGGGTTGTTACCGCTTATGTTCGCCCATGGAGTCGGTGCAAACGGTAACAGTACGCTGGGAACAGGAGCCATCGGTGGTATGTTAATCGGTATGATCTGCCAGATCTTTATCGTACCGGCACTCTTCGTCGTGTTCGAAACCATACAGGAAAAATTCAAACCGATACAATGGGATGACCTCGACAATACAGAGCTTGAAGCCGATTTAGAACAATATATCGATAAATAATCGGGTTAAACCGATTCATTATTAAAGATAAATAAAATGAAGAAACAAATTTTATATACCCTATGTCTGGCTGTAATGATGAGCAGCTGCCACATATACAAAAAGTACAACCGTCCCGAGAATATAAATGTCTCGGGGCTGTACCGTGACACGCAATCGGTCAGCGATACCCTCGTATCGGATACCGCCAATATGGGAAATCTGCCTTGGGATCAGGTATTTACCGATCCTTATTTACAGGAACTTATCAATAAAGGCCTCGAAAATAATTCTGATCTTAAAACAGCCGCTTTACAAGTAAAAGAGGCCGAAGCAATGTTATTATCGGCGCGACTGGCTTATGCTCCTTCGCTTAACCTCGCTCCACAAGGGACTATAAGCAGTTTCGATAAAAGCCCGATAACAAAAACATACCAATTGCCGGTAGTTGCCAGCTGGGAGATCGACTTTTTCGGGAAACTGCTAAATTCAAAGAGAGCGGCTCAGAATACGCTGATGAAAAGCGAAACTTACCGCCAAGTCGTACAAACACAACTTATCGCGGCGATAGCCAATACTTATTATACTTTACTGATGCTCGACGAGCAGCTGACCATTACAGAAGAAACTTCAGAAAAATGGAAAGAAACAGTAGAGACCATGAAAGCCATGAAACCGGCCGGAATGGTAAACGAAGCGGCTATCTCTCAAAGCGAGGCTAACAGTTATATGATCGCCGCAACCATTCCCGATTTGAAAATGCAGATACGGGAAACCGAAAACGCCTTATCTCTTTTGTTGGGACAAATACCACAGACAATAAAACGCGGCAACATCGTCGAACAGAATTTCCCGGAAGAAATGGATGCTGGGGTACCCGTACAATTATTGGCTAACCGGCCGGATGTAAAAGCCGCTGAGTTAACTTTAGCCGGATGTTATTATAATACTAACGAAGCCCGATCGGCCTTTTATCCGTCGATAAATATATCCGGAAACGGCATGTGGACCAATACCGCTACCGGGCTGGGAGTATTTAATCCGGGAAAACTTATTCTGTCGGCTGTAGGTTCCCTCACACAACCCCTCTTTAACCGAGGAGCCAATATAGCCCGGCTTAGAGTAGCCAAGGCACAACAGGAAGAAGCCCTTATCGCCTTCCAGCAATCGATATTGAACGCCGGCAGTGAAGTAAGCAACGCCCTTACTCAATACAAGACGGCAGAAGATAAAAGCGTTCAGCGAAGCATGCAGATAAATTCTCTCGAAAAATCGGTAGAATATACAAAAGAATTATTAATTTTAGGAACGTCTTCATCGACTTACCTCGAAGTACTTACCGCACAGCAATCATTGCTTAGCGCGCAGCTCTCTCAGGTATCCGACAGCTTCCAGCGTATGCAGGCGATCGTAAATCTCTATCATGCGTTAGGCGGCGGACGATAATTGTAAAACCTTAATTTCAAATAATATGATTAGTCCATTAGCCTATGTAAATCCGGGAGCCAAACTGGGGAATAATGTTACCGTACATCCCTTTGCTTACATCGATGAAGACGTCGAAATCGGAGACAACTGTACCATAATGCCATATGCGAGTGTTCTTTCAGGAACACGTATGGGTACCGGTAATATCGTTTACCAATCTGCTATTGTAGGAGCTGCTCCCCAAGATTTTCACTTTAAGGGAGACAAAACATACGCAAAAATAGGTAACGACAACATTATCCGTGAAAAAGCGATTATCAACCGCGCTACAAATGAAGGGGATTCTACCGTTATAGGTAACGGCAATTTTATACTCGAAGGAGTACATGTCGCTCATGATACCGTTATCGGAAATAATTGCATCCTCGGTAACGGAACTAAAACGGCGGGAAACTGTAAAATCGACGATAAAGCGATTATGGGCAGCGGCGTTATTTTGCGTCACGGGTGCCATGTAGGAGGCTGGACTCTCGTTCGTGACGGATGTCGCGCCAGCAAAGATATCCCTCCGTACATCGTAGCTGCACATAATCCTATAACCTATTACGGGATAAACGCGATTATTTTATCAAAACGCGGAAACATTTCTGAAGAAGTACTCGATAACATTGCAAAAGCATACCGCCAGATCTATCAGTGCGGTACGAGTCTCGAAAATGCCTTAAGAAATATCAGGCAACTTATACCCGATTCTCCCGAGATCCGGTATATTCTCGACTTTATCGAACAATCTGATAAAGGCATTATCGGAGGCGTACAATAATAATACGAGTCATAACTATATTAATGAAAAAGGCGTGATTTAATAAATCACGCCTTTTTCATTAATAAGAATATTTTTTAATCTTTTACATCCTCTTTTATTTTTTCACCGATAATACGTGCCGCTATCGCAACATATTCCGCACAAGGACGTTTTTTATAATATTGCTCTGTGCGTTCTGAAGGAACAGGATTATCCTTTTTACAACCGATCCCCAACAACTCACGGCACACAATAGAGCCATTTATCTCTCTGAACCGTGCGGCCAACTCTTGTACGACAGTATAATTGCGAATTTTAGCCGTACGATCGGCAGGATCATTTGCGGGAAATTGCAATCCGGCAATAAGAAACGACCCAGTGACAGCACCACATACTTCTCTGAGCCGCCCCATGCCTCCTCCAAGAGGTGCCGACAATGTAGCTGCCAGTTTATGATCTATACCATACAAGTCATTATATGCTAAAAACACCGACTGAGCACAATTATAACCATTAAGAAACAACGAACGCGCGCGCTCCACCCGCTCTTCAATATCGAAATCTTTCATCTGCTTATATTATAATATTACCATTGTACAGGCTCTTTTCCATGAGCAATCAAATACTCATTGGCTTTACTGAAATGCTTATTACCAAAAAAACCTCTATGAGCCGATAATGGCGAAGGATGCGGCGATTGCAATACAAGATGCTTATTACGATCGATAAAATCGCCTTTCCGCTGTGCATACGATCCCCATAGAATAAATACAAGGTTTTCCCTTTCCTCAGCCAAACGGTGTATTACAGCGTCTGTAAACTGTTCCCAGCCTCTATTTTGATGCGAACCGGCTTGATGCGCTCTCACTGTAAGTGTCGCATTGAGCAAAAGAACTCCCTGATCGGCCCAACGGGTAAGATTTCCACTACGAGGAACCGGTATTCCCAAATCATCGTGTATCTCTTTAAAAATATTCTGTAAAGACGGGGGAAAAGGAATTCCATCATTCACCGAAAAGCAGAGACCATGCGCTTGGCGAGGTTCATGATAGGGATCTTGTCCCAAAATTACGACTTTTACCCTGTCGAAGGGACAGGCGTCGAAGGCATTGAACATTTGGCTTCCAGGGGGATATACCGTTGTCTTAGCATACTCGGATCGTACAAAATCTGTAAGCCGCACAAAATAGTCTTTATCGAACTCATTTTGCAACCGCTGTTTCCAACTCGATTCTATTCGCACTTCCATAAAATTATTTTTTAAGGTAAAACTATTTGCAAAGCTACAAATATTTCTTACTTTTGCCATCCGAATGGCCCCGTAGTTTAGTGAATAGAACGTCAGATTCCGGTTCTGAAGGTCGTGGGTTTGAGTCCCGCCGGGGTCACTAGTAAGAGAGCTAAATATCATATTATTTTGATATTTAGCTCTCTTTTAATTTCTTTTGTCAAAATTTTTTCTCAATACGCAAAAAACAAACATTATAAACAAACGCTAAATCATCGTGTGACCTTTTTAATTATCCTACGTCAAAATTATAAAAGACGTCATTTCCGCATACTTTTAATCTTTTAATAATTATATTACTAAATTATACACCATGATAAAAATGCTATTTATACTCCTTATCGGAACCGCAACCGGCATTCGGGCACAAACAGGAAAAAGAGAACTTCCTGATTCTATCCGCTCGGTCAATTTGAAAGAAGTAGTTATACAAGGTCAAACTCAATATACCTTCCCTACGAAATCGATGATTATTCCTTCGGCTAAGCAGAAAAGCGCATCTCAGAATGCTGTCGACCTGCTTCGGCAAGTAAATATGCCGCAACTCAAAATAAATCCCGTTGACAACGCCATAACGACGCCTGTAGGCGCCGAAGTTACTCTATTTATCAACTATATTCCCGCCTCGGCAGAGGAAATGGAAGGCTTACGCACCGAGGACGTGAAACGCATCGAATACCTCGATTTTCCAACCGATCCGCGATTTATGAATAAAGAGCACGTGGTGAATATCGTGGTACAAACTTACGAATACGGCGGTTACACCAAAGCCACGGTAAATGAAAGTTTCCTTGTAGGGCTATCGAGCCAAGTATCTGCGTACTCTAAGTTCTCTTACAAAAAAATGACCTATGACCTTTACTTCAGCGCAAATAACGTGAATAACCATCACGAGGGAAATTCTACCCAAGGCACCTTTCGACTTCAAGATAACGAGGGGGTGCCTCTCACGATCATACGGGATGAAAAACTCGTGAGTGCTCATTATAAACAAAATTATTACCCTGTAACCTTCCGAGCGGCTTACAGCACCGATAAAATGCAAATTCTAAACACCGTGGGGTTTAAATTCACCGAAGAACCCGCCAATAACGCCTCGGGGTCTCTTACTTATACTCCCTCCCACGATACCGGTTATTCTTATAATAAAGATAATTCGTCGCGAAGCTACCTCGGATCCTGGCAAGGGAATTACTACTTTGTATTCCCCCGTAAATACTCCCTGAATATCGAACCTGAATTTAATTATACCCACAACAATTTTCACAGTAGCTTCTCCTCCTCTAACCCCGGTTCGAGCCCCATTTTGAATAAGGCGTCGGAAAACGCCTACGCCTTCAGCACAACCGGAACGGCTCAAAAGCAATTCGCCGACCATCATTCGGTAATTACAATGGTGCGTTTCGGCATTAATGTCAACAGAGTGCATTACCCCGGCCAGGCTTCTTCTACGGAAAATTTCCACCATGAATATGCCGGAGGATGCATCGGATATAATTTTACCAACGAAAAGATTAACGGTTTCATCTACGGCGGAGGCATTTGGGAGGGTAACGCAATAAATAATGTACGAATAAACAGGGTATTCCCTTTTACCTACCTACAAGCACGATACGCGCCTAATTCTAAAAATTCATTGAGTTGTTATTTTATGTATGATACCAATTCGCCGCGAGCGAGTGATAAAAACCCCAAAAAGCTGCAAGAAAACGAATTGATGTATTTTAGCGGAAATCCCCGCTTAAAAAACGCGCCGCATATGACCTTCAACCTGAGTTATACGTGGATGCCAACGAATGCCCTTTCTACGTTGCTTTACGCACAACATTTCGATATGTCCGATCGTTGGGTGACAGCCTATTTCCCCACTGAAAATAACCGAAAAATGTTACGTACCTATATTAACAGCGGAAACTTTTACCAAACACAGGTAGGGTTATCGCTGACATGTAAACTTTTTGATGATAATCTTCAACTCTCTGCCACACCCGCGCAAATGTTTTACCATAGCACCGGTTATTATAAATATACCCACAATCCCTTTATTTTCGATACCTCGGCCACTTATTATCTCAACAGTTTCTTTTTTCAGGCCTATTATGAAATGCAAAAGCGTTTTATATCCACGGATGATTCGGGAACTTTTCGCAAAGTACCCGACTTTTATCAATTAGTAGCCGGATGGCATAACTCCAACTGGAACGTTAAGCTGACTTTAGCCAATATGTTCCGTAACAATTGGAACGCCGGAAGTAATAAACTGAAGTCTCCTTCTTATGATCAACTGATAACCCTTTACGGACATAATTTTCACCAACGCATCAATCTCTCTGTCACCTATACCATTGGATACGGTAAGAAAATAAAACAGGGAAACGAAGTGGGCGCCCAAGAAGGCGTTGGATCGGCCATACTGAAATAAATATCGATCAAAAACAAAATTCACTTACATTCAAAGAATATAATATATCTATTCTCAATATAGCGATTATTTCACAAACAAGAACAACATAAAACAATTGCAATGCAATATTTCTTCCACCCGAAAACTTTACATATTTTTCTCCTTAAATTACGAATACGACTTTTCGCTGTATTTACCGGGATTCCCAGTTTTGTTGCAATTACTTTCATCTTTTCCCGTTTCATCATGAACCCGATCAATACCTTCTCCCCTTCGGAAAGTTTATTTATTACCCGATTTACTTCCTCGATATCGGGATAAGGTATGTTATCGGCACAGTCTTCCCTATCGGGAAACTCATCGGTATATATAAGAAACTGTTTACTTTCTTTTCTGAGATTATCTTTAAATTTATTATCCATAATACGGCAAGCCCAACCGAAAAAGTTTTTATCTTCCCGATACAACTTTCTATTCTTCCATATCTTAATATTGGCATCCGACAACAAATCCTCGGCTTTATGTTTGTTACCCGTACAAAAATAAGCATGTGTGAATAGACGCTCCTGAATTTTTATCAGTTTCCCTTCCAAATCCGAGTCTTTCATGTTTTTATGATATTTTGCCCTTAACTCCGTTTGTAGAAAAAAGTTTCAATTTGCACTTTAATATTTATTCTATTTTAACACTTTATTAAATCTATCTCTATTCTTACAGAATAATACCTCTTCCTCATCGCCATTTTAATACAAAGCCTCAAAATGCAGGGGAAAAAACGATAAGACATTTTTTATTTACCGAACCATTTACGCAGATAATACAATTTTGTTCTTACATAAAACGATCTGCTTTTAACGGTTCCTACCGGAATACTCATGAGTTGCGCCACCTCTTTATGTTTCACTTTCATCATCATAAAACCCAACATCTCACGATCACTTTCACTCAACATTCCGATTGCTTTCCTAATCGTTTCCATATCTACCTCATGACCGATATGGGCATCGAAGGAAATATCGGCCGTTTTGTCTAAAGGCTCGGTGGGTAAACGTTTTTCTTTTTCATACAAGTCATTATGAAGATTAAACATTACAGTACAGCACCATCCTGAGAAATTCTCATTTCTTATATAGCAATCCTCTTTCATCAGTATTTTCAGGTTTGTTTCCTGTCTGAGCTCTTTTGCTTTTTCGAGATTATGCGTAAGGAATAAGGCATAAGCCAATAAACGAGCTTGCAATTTGACAAGCTCGTCACGAAGATTGAAGTTTTCCATGTAATAAGATTAATGTGAGAAAACAGGTATTATCACAGTAAACTCCAGTATTCATGGAAAGTTTCAGTTAACAAACAACATTT
The Coprobacter tertius DNA segment above includes these coding regions:
- a CDS encoding TolC family protein translates to MKKQILYTLCLAVMMSSCHIYKKYNRPENINVSGLYRDTQSVSDTLVSDTANMGNLPWDQVFTDPYLQELINKGLENNSDLKTAALQVKEAEAMLLSARLAYAPSLNLAPQGTISSFDKSPITKTYQLPVVASWEIDFFGKLLNSKRAAQNTLMKSETYRQVVQTQLIAAIANTYYTLLMLDEQLTITEETSEKWKETVETMKAMKPAGMVNEAAISQSEANSYMIAATIPDLKMQIRETENALSLLLGQIPQTIKRGNIVEQNFPEEMDAGVPVQLLANRPDVKAAELTLAGCYYNTNEARSAFYPSINISGNGMWTNTATGLGVFNPGKLILSAVGSLTQPLFNRGANIARLRVAKAQQEEALIAFQQSILNAGSEVSNALTQYKTAEDKSVQRSMQINSLEKSVEYTKELLILGTSSSTYLEVLTAQQSLLSAQLSQVSDSFQRMQAIVNLYHALGGGR
- the lpxA gene encoding acyl-ACP--UDP-N-acetylglucosamine O-acyltransferase, with translation MISPLAYVNPGAKLGNNVTVHPFAYIDEDVEIGDNCTIMPYASVLSGTRMGTGNIVYQSAIVGAAPQDFHFKGDKTYAKIGNDNIIREKAIINRATNEGDSTVIGNGNFILEGVHVAHDTVIGNNCILGNGTKTAGNCKIDDKAIMGSGVILRHGCHVGGWTLVRDGCRASKDIPPYIVAAHNPITYYGINAIILSKRGNISEEVLDNIAKAYRQIYQCGTSLENALRNIRQLIPDSPEIRYILDFIEQSDKGIIGGVQ
- a CDS encoding C-GCAxxG-C-C family protein, producing MKDFDIEERVERARSLFLNGYNCAQSVFLAYNDLYGIDHKLAATLSAPLGGGMGRLREVCGAVTGSFLIAGLQFPANDPADRTAKIRNYTVVQELAARFREINGSIVCRELLGIGCKKDNPVPSERTEQYYKKRPCAEYVAIAARIIGEKIKEDVKD
- the ung gene encoding uracil-DNA glycosylase, encoding MEVRIESSWKQRLQNEFDKDYFVRLTDFVRSEYAKTTVYPPGSQMFNAFDACPFDRVKVVILGQDPYHEPRQAHGLCFSVNDGIPFPPSLQNIFKEIHDDLGIPVPRSGNLTRWADQGVLLLNATLTVRAHQAGSHQNRGWEQFTDAVIHRLAEERENLVFILWGSYAQRKGDFIDRNKHLVLQSPHPSPLSAHRGFFGNKHFSKANEYLIAHGKEPVQW
- a CDS encoding RNA polymerase sigma factor, coding for MKDSDLEGKLIKIQERLFTHAYFCTGNKHKAEDLLSDANIKIWKNRKLYREDKNFFGWACRIMDNKFKDNLRKESKQFLIYTDEFPDREDCADNIPYPDIEEVNRVINKLSEGEKVLIGFMMKREKMKVIATKLGIPVNTAKSRIRNLRRKICKVFGWKKYCIAIVLCCSCL
- a CDS encoding RNA polymerase sigma factor, coding for MENFNLRDELVKLQARLLAYALFLTHNLEKAKELRQETNLKILMKEDCYIRNENFSGWCCTVMFNLHNDLYEKEKRLPTEPLDKTADISFDAHIGHEVDMETIRKAIGMLSESDREMLGFMMMKVKHKEVAQLMSIPVGTVKSRSFYVRTKLYYLRKWFGK